The genomic segment GCCACTCCTGGTGGTTTTGCGGTTCAATTAATTTTAACATCTCCTGTAAAACATTTTTTACATCACCAACAATGGGAACGTCAGCCCTAACGTTTTTGCCGATTTCCGCCGGGTCTACATCAATATGAATAATTTTTGCTTTTGGAGCAAAGCCGGATAACTCTCCCGTTACCCGGTCGGCAAACCGTACCCCCAGGGCAATTAAAATATCACTTTCGGTTACCGCTAAATTAGCATAACGGGTCCCGTGCAGTCCGAGCATCCCTAAGAAAAGCGGGCTGTCCTGGGGAAAGGAAGTAAGTCCCATGAGGGTATTAGTTACCGGAATATCTGCCTTTACGGCAAACTCATAGAGTTCCTGGCTGGCGTTAGCGGCTATTATGCCGCCGCCAGCAATAATTACCGGCCTTTTCGCCTGACTTATGACCTTTACCGCTTCGGCAATTTTCTGGGGATGGCCTTTTAAATTAGGCTTATACCCGCGGATCTCTACTTTCTGCGGATATTGAAAGTTGATAGTTCGAGAGGCTACATCTTTTGGTAGATCAATTAATACCGGGCCCGGTCGACCGGTAGAAGCAATATAAAAGGCCTTTTTCACAATTGCTGGTATATCCGCCGGATTTTTCACCAAAAAGTTGTGCTTGGTAATTGGCATGGTTATGCCGGTAATATCTACTTCCTGAAAAGCATCAGTCCCCACCATTGTAGTGGGTACCTGGCCGGTAATCACCACTACCGGTACTGAATCCATGTAAGCCGTAGCAATTCCGGTTACCAGGTTGGTGGCCCCCGGTCCGGAGGTAGCAATGCATACTCCTACTTTCCCCGAAGCCCGGGCATAACCGTTAGCGGCATGTATTGCCCCCGGCTCATGGCGCACTAAAACGTGCTGAATTTTTGATTGGCGTAAGGCCTCATAAAGAGGCACCACCGCTCCCCCGGGATAGCCAAAAACCGTTGAAACACCTTCCAGTTCAAGAGCTTTTACTAAAGCCCTGGCACCAGTAATCTCCAAAAGACATCCCCCCTACTTTTTCAGCCATGGCATCATTTGCCGAAGTTCCGCTCCCACCTTTTCAATGAGGTGTTCTTTTTCCTGACGTTTAATGGCGTTATATACCGGGCGTCCCGCCATATTTTCTAAAATCCAGTTTTTCGCAAACGTACCGTTCTGAATTTCTTCTAAAACCTTTTTCATTTCCTTTTTGGTTTCTTCGGTAATAATCCGGGGACCAACCATGTAGTCACCGTATTCAGCGGTATCGGAAATGGAATACCGCATTAACGAGAAGCCACCCTCATAAATTAAATCCACAATTAACTTCATTTCATGTAAACATTCAAAATAAGCCATTTCCGGAGCATATCCCGCTTCGACTAAAGTTTCAAAACCCGCTTTAATTAAGTGCGTAACCCCTCCACATAATACCGCCTGTTCGCCAAAAAGGTCCGTTTCCGTTTCTTCTTTAAAGGTAGTTTCAAAAACTCCTGCCCGGGTACAGCCAATCCCTTTGGCATAGGCAAGGGCTAAGTCTTTCGCTTTTCCGGTAGCATCTTGGTAAACCGCAATTAATCCTGGCACTCCTTTGCCTTCCACATACATCCGCCGCACTAAATGGCCCGGACTTTTCGGTGCCACCAAAAACACGTCTACATCGGCTGGCGGTACAATTTGCCCGTAGTGAATGTTAAAGCCATGGGAAAACATTAAAGCTTTTCCGGTCGTTAAATGTTTTTCAATGCTTTCCCGGTAAATTTGGGCTTGGGTCTGATCCGGAGCCAATATCTGAATAATATCCGCCCAGGCCGCAGCTTCAGCCACATTCATTACTGTAAAACCATCGGCTTCTGCTTTTTCCCGGCTTTTACTCTTTTCATGAAGGCCTATCACTACATTTAAACCGCTGTCTTTTAAGTTTTGTGCCTGAGCATGACCCTGGCTGCCATATCCAATAACCGCAATTTTTCTCTCCCGTAAAAGTTCTAAATTAGCATCTTGAT from the Carboxydothermus pertinax genome contains:
- the ilvC gene encoding ketol-acid reductoisomerase gives rise to the protein MKKVYYDQDANLELLRERKIAVIGYGSQGHAQAQNLKDSGLNVVIGLHEKSKSREKAEADGFTVMNVAEAAAWADIIQILAPDQTQAQIYRESIEKHLTTGKALMFSHGFNIHYGQIVPPADVDVFLVAPKSPGHLVRRMYVEGKGVPGLIAVYQDATGKAKDLALAYAKGIGCTRAGVFETTFKEETETDLFGEQAVLCGGVTHLIKAGFETLVEAGYAPEMAYFECLHEMKLIVDLIYEGGFSLMRYSISDTAEYGDYMVGPRIITEETKKEMKKVLEEIQNGTFAKNWILENMAGRPVYNAIKRQEKEHLIEKVGAELRQMMPWLKK
- the ilvB gene encoding biosynthetic-type acetolactate synthase large subunit, whose translation is MEITGARALVKALELEGVSTVFGYPGGAVVPLYEALRQSKIQHVLVRHEPGAIHAANGYARASGKVGVCIATSGPGATNLVTGIATAYMDSVPVVVITGQVPTTMVGTDAFQEVDITGITMPITKHNFLVKNPADIPAIVKKAFYIASTGRPGPVLIDLPKDVASRTINFQYPQKVEIRGYKPNLKGHPQKIAEAVKVISQAKRPVIIAGGGIIAANASQELYEFAVKADIPVTNTLMGLTSFPQDSPLFLGMLGLHGTRYANLAVTESDILIALGVRFADRVTGELSGFAPKAKIIHIDVDPAEIGKNVRADVPIVGDVKNVLQEMLKLIEPQNHQEWLSKINSWKEDFPLKYEKDEYIKPQETIKLLGEKVSDDTIIATDVGQHQMWTAQFYPFRKPRTFLTSGGLGCMGYGLPAAIGAAIAFRDKQVVLITGDGSFQMNMGELATAREQNLSLKIILFVNRKLGMVKQLQEFYANKNYFGIDLGFIPDFVALAKAYGIPGRKITKPEEVDEALNEMLGHKGMYLLEVEISPEEKVLPMVLSGAPIGEAVDW